Genomic segment of Pseudovibrio brasiliensis:
TCGGACGCCAATCTATTCAGGGCTTCCTGATCGGCGTTCTGCCCGGTGCTGGCGCGACCATCGCTTCCTTCCTGGGTTACGCGGTGGAGCGTAACATCGCACCGAAAGAAGAACAGGCTGAGTTCGGCAAAGGCTCCGTCAAAGGCCTCGCTGCTCCCGAGTCAGCCAATAATGCAGCGTGTACCGGTTCCTTCGTTCCCCTTCTGACCCTTGGCATTCCCGGTTCAGGTACCACAGCAATCCTGCTGGGTGCTCTCATCGCTCTGAACGTTTCCCCGGGCCCACGCCTGATGGTGGATCAACCGGAGATCTTCTGGTCCGTAATCATCTCCATGTATGTGGGCAATGTGATCCTGCTGATCCTGAATCTGCCGCTGATCCCGTACATCGCTAAGGTGCTGGCTGTTCCGCGCAATTATCTCATTCCGTTCATTCTGTTCTTCACCCTAATGGGCGCATATATTGGGCAGAACAACGCGACGGAGCTGCTGATGCTCGTGGGCTTTGGGGTGTGCGCAACGCTTCTGCGCTTTGCCAACTATCCGCTAGCACCGCTGTTGATCGGCTTCATTCTGGGCAGCATGCTGGAAGATAACTTCTCCCGCTCCATGCAGCTTTATGATGGCATTGGCTTTATTCTGGAACGCCCGATGACCATGGGCCTGCTGGCTCTGGCGGTTATTCTGGTCGTGCTGCCAACCATCCGTGCACGCCGCGTACGCAAACAAGAACTGCAGGCCGCTGAAAGCGACTGATGACACAGCAGCTGGGAAACTGAGTTTTGGCATTTGAGAGAAAAGACCTTTTCAACCTTTCCATAACGCTTGCGATTGCGGGCGCTGGAGTAGGGCTTTTTTCTCTCCTCGGTTTTCCAGCTGCCCCCCTCACCGGTTCAGCCCTGGCTGTTTCCATTGGAGGTATGCTTGGTGCGCCGGTTACCGTTCCTCTTTGGCTGCGGACCCTGTGCTTTATCGTGCTCGGCACAGGCATCGGTTCCGGAGTTACACCAGCCGTCATTGATGCCGCCGTAACATGGCCTGCCAGCTTCCTCGCTCTCGGCATCAGCCTTGTCCTGAGTATGCTTTTCAGCCGAATGGTTCTGGTGCGGTTTTTCGGCTTTGATGCCTACAATGCTTCACTAGCCTCATCACCGGGGCACCTGAGCTACATCCTCAGCATGGCGGCAGATGCCAAGGCGGATATGACGCGTATCGGCCTTGCCCAAAGCACGCGGGTTCTCTTCCTCACCATCTGCGTGCCCCTCTTCGTCACTTTGCTGTTTGAAGAAACCGGTGCCTCTTTCCTCCCGACGCAGAACATCACCCCACTCTCAGCAGTTTATCTTCTGCTGGGCGCTGCTGTGATGGGAACCATCTTCCTGAAGATGAAACTGCCTGCAGCCTACCTGCTCGGTGGAATGCTCGTGTCCTCTCTTGGGCACCTGACGGAGTTCACCCCCGGCAAGATGCCGGACTGGGCCACGCTCAGCTCATTTCTGGTTATGGGAGCTTTGATCGGCACCCGCTTTAAAGGCATCAGCCCAGACCTTTTCGCAAAGGCCATCGGCGCGGGTATTGCTGTCACTTTCATCACTGTCGGCATGGCCATCCTCGGCGTTGTATTGGCTATGCCGCTGGTTGGTCTGGACCCGAGCCTGCTGTTCGTCGCTTTTGCTCCCGGCGGTGTAGAAGCCATGGCAGCAATCGCGGTACAGAGCGGACTGGACCCAACCTTCGTCGCCGCCCACCACGTCTTCCGCCTTCTGCTCCTGACCTTCCTCGTGCCGCTGTTGCTGAGGCGGGCGAAGATTGAAACTATGAATAACTCTAGTTTTAAATGAAATTTAAAATACTGACTTTATTGATCTCGTAGTCACTTTGTCGGGATGTGGTGGTATGTGGTCAAAAGCAGAGATTTTTAGAAATAAAATTATTGTCAGTCTTCTTTTTATTGATGCTTTTCTATTCTATTTCTTTGACAAACAGCCAGATTATGTTGGCTTTAGTCTGAGTTTTTTAATCAGTATATCCTTCGTTGGAATAGCTGCTTACTATCACTACAAGCGCGCTGAACCAAAGATTGCAAAAGCTTTTAAAGCCACATCGCACCTTGTTCTTTACACCGCACTCGGCTCAATTTTTAACCACTTGCTGGTTCTGACTAATCGCCCCACAATCGATAGTGCTCTGACGGCTATAGACAGTACTTTCGGGTTTTATTGGCCTGAATTTATAGAGATGGCTCAGAACATACCTTTATTGGATACACTAAGCTCATTTGCATACAACTCATCACTCCCACAGATTGCATTTGTGGTTCTGGTTTTGAGCTTTTCCGGAAGGTTTGAGAGGCTCGATAATGTGCTAAACGCCTTCGTAATCAGTAGTTTGATTACAATTGTGTTTTGGGCACTTTTCCCATCATTTGGTTCTTACGTACACTACAGCCTTACGAATGAGGTTTCAGAAATAC
This window contains:
- a CDS encoding AbrB family transcriptional regulator; its protein translation is MAFERKDLFNLSITLAIAGAGVGLFSLLGFPAAPLTGSALAVSIGGMLGAPVTVPLWLRTLCFIVLGTGIGSGVTPAVIDAAVTWPASFLALGISLVLSMLFSRMVLVRFFGFDAYNASLASSPGHLSYILSMAADAKADMTRIGLAQSTRVLFLTICVPLFVTLLFEETGASFLPTQNITPLSAVYLLLGAAVMGTIFLKMKLPAAYLLGGMLVSSLGHLTEFTPGKMPDWATLSSFLVMGALIGTRFKGISPDLFAKAIGAGIAVTFITVGMAILGVVLAMPLVGLDPSLLFVAFAPGGVEAMAAIAVQSGLDPTFVAAHHVFRLLLLTFLVPLLLRRAKIETMNNSSFK
- a CDS encoding phosphatase PAP2 family protein, producing MWSKAEIFRNKIIVSLLFIDAFLFYFFDKQPDYVGFSLSFLISISFVGIAAYYHYKRAEPKIAKAFKATSHLVLYTALGSIFNHLLVLTNRPTIDSALTAIDSTFGFYWPEFIEMAQNIPLLDTLSSFAYNSSLPQIAFVVLVLSFSGRFERLDNVLNAFVISSLITIVFWALFPSFGSYVHYSLTNEVSEIPGLVVNKENVELILQYRSGDWDTLWVDKLTGLIALPSFHTVMAVLTIYACWGVRFIAWPVFALNMLVLISVPIDGGHHLVDVFAGVMVAVFVITLVEGKAHSLQSMFSKQKDLQSLGR